In Desulfovulcanus ferrireducens, the genomic window ATTCTTCAACGCGTCCGAAACGTCTTTTTCGACCTGCATAATCTTCCAGGGCCGCATGCAGATGTTTTGGCGAAAAATCAGGCCACAAAACAGGAGTGAAATAGAGTTCGGCATACGCGGCTTGGTATAAGAGATAATTGCTTAGGCGTAACTCACCACTGGTGCGAATGATCAGATCGGGATCGGGCTGGCCTTTAGTGTACAAATAGTCTTTGAAAGTCTCTTCTGTTAAGGAATCAGGGTCGAAATTTTCTTGTAATAACTGTTTGCAGGCACGCACGATTTCCGCCCTTCCCGAATAGTTCAAGGCTAGGTTCAGGTGCATACTCCGGTTGTTTTGGGTCTTGGTGCAGACCATCTGAACTACATTCCTCGTGCCCAGAGGCAACTCATTAATCTCGCCCAGGATATTCAGCCTGATGTCCTGTTTCATTAACCTGGTCACTTCACCTTGAAGGAACTTTTTTAGCAGATCAAAGAGAAAAGAAACTTCACTCTTGGGTCTGGACCAATTTTCTTTAGAAAAAGTATATAATGTTAAATGGTTAATGCCTAGGCGCCTGCTTTCTTCAACGATTTTTTTGGCTGTCTTCGCTCCCTGACGATGGCCTTCGCTTCGTGGCAGGCCCCTTTGCTTGGCCCAGCGGCCATTGCCATCCATAATTATGGCCAGATGTGTGGGCAGTTTGGTTGTGCTCAGCTTAGATCTCCATTATTTCTTTTTC contains:
- a CDS encoding isoprenyl transferase, with protein sequence MSTTKLPTHLAIIMDGNGRWAKQRGLPRSEGHRQGAKTAKKIVEESRRLGINHLTLYTFSKENWSRPKSEVSFLFDLLKKFLQGEVTRLMKQDIRLNILGEINELPLGTRNVVQMVCTKTQNNRSMHLNLALNYSGRAEIVRACKQLLQENFDPDSLTEETFKDYLYTKGQPDPDLIIRTSGELRLSNYLLYQAAYAELYFTPVLWPDFSPKHLHAALEDYAGRKRRFGRVEE